The following proteins are encoded in a genomic region of Pangasianodon hypophthalmus isolate fPanHyp1 chromosome 26, fPanHyp1.pri, whole genome shotgun sequence:
- the LOC113537392 gene encoding LOW QUALITY PROTEIN: NACHT, LRR and PYD domains-containing protein 3-like (The sequence of the model RefSeq protein was modified relative to this genomic sequence to represent the inferred CDS: deleted 1 base in 1 codon) has product MSQPSTMTRSTLTLLEALDELVEEEVERFVFFLTHSPPEGFQTIPRGKLHQKSKVKVADEMIERYGEQHALLATIYILKGMNKNYLASELEKKMQQKRTKPDPNSVPLKKQKLPNAPSQMYQTAKVENASDKGQDPQSVMTKHKQWLKAKNHFIVEETAREKNKIPLNDIYTDLIITKGESEARNSERIMSILMTENSQFSYETRINCNDIFGQNEEEIKTVLTKGVAGIGKTVSVQKFILDWAENKANQDVMFLFVLPFRQLNLIKHECHSLHSLLVQLHPQLKGCESDMYDDKKILFIFDGLEESRIQMSFRKTSTISNVHTMATVEALIINLIRGELLPSALIWITSRPAAANQIPSQYIDRVTEIQGFSDSQKEQYFRKRVTDNDKASRIISHIRRARSLHIMCHIPVFCWISVTALQPWLTNKCKGEIPTTLTEMYSHFLLIQINRKNEKFDERHEIDSKSLLESNKNMILKLAELAFKQLLNGNILFYETDLKECGINVQESFLYSGVCTEIFKMESEFYCTKVYCFVHLSFQEFFAALYVFYCYLCKNMVEVKMFLPKTKAVTSEIPLDVLMKHAVDEALKSDNGHLDLFLRFLHGMSLESNQRLLQGLLPHGSKSLESNQRLLQGLLPHIKSSSESVEKIKLNLKRGQKRNINPERWLNLSHCLIEMKDDTLQQEIQTYLKSKKKSKKLTLAQCSAMANMFQVSEEVMDELDLKKYNTTEEGRRRLIPALRNCKKAILADCNLTEKSCENIASALQSAKSPLRELDLSNNDLQDAGLKLLYEGLKSVTCKLEILSLSNCKLTTLSCEDVASALLSRNSSLRKLDLSYNDLQRGINQLFNGLNCKLDTLRISDCKLTAESCKYIAKALAKSPLRELDLSCNDLRDTGMKLLSDGLRSSYCNLNILNLSDCKLTEQSCTDISYVLQKADSSLRELDLSDNDLLDSGVKVLSAGLMSSECVLKILRLSGCCLTAKSCSSLILALDSNSTHLTELDFSYNHLGPSGLMKRNSVYKLKTITVDHCGELRIAPGLKKYAWKLTVDPNTANTRLSLTASNTRMLLLAEDQPCQDHRQRFQYATQALCKESLSGRCYWEVEWYGGASIAVAYKSISKKGRRNDCVFGRSKKSWSLELSKDDKYCLVVHNNKSMDRPYPQSNRVGVYVDCLAGILSFYTISSDTRTLMHIHTFRTTFIEPLFAGFGLKDADASISLIHSRN; this is encoded by the exons ATGTCACAG CCTTCTACCATGACCAGATCAACGCTCACACTTCTTGAAGCCCTGGATGAATTAGTGGAAGAAGAGGTGGagagatttgtgttttttcttactCATAGCCCACCAGAGGGTTTCCAAACTATTCCCAGGGGAAAACTGCACCAAAAATCAAAAGTAAAAGTGGCTGACGAAATGATCGAACGATATGGGGAGCAACATGCTCTTCTAGCCACTATATACATTTTGAAAGGCATGAATAAAAATTATCTCGCAAGtgaattagaaaagaaaatgcaacaaaaacGGACAAAGCCTGATCCAAATTCTGTGCCTTTAAAGAAGCAGAAACTGCCCAATGCCCCAAGCCAGATGTATCAAACAGCCAAAGTAGAAAACGCATCAGACAAAG GGCAAGATCCTCAGAGTGTCATGACAAAACATAAACAGTGGCTGAAGGCTAAAAATCATTTCATAGTTGAAGAGACAGCTAGAGAAAAGAACAAGATTCCACTTAATGACATATACACAGATCTCATTATTACAAAAGGAGAGAGTGAAGCTCGTAATAGTGAGCGT ATAATGAGCATTTTGATGACTGAGAATTCACAATTTTCATACGAGACCAGAATCAACTGCAATGACATCTTCGGTcagaatgaggaagaaatcAAAACTGTTCTTACAAAGGGTGTTGCCGgcattggaaaaacagtctctgtgcagaaatTCATCCTTGACTGGGCTGAGAATAAAGccaatcaagatgtgatgttTCTGTTTGTACTTCCATTTCGTCAGCTGAACCTGATTAAACATGAATGTCATAGTCTTCATTCACTTTTGGTTCAATTACATCCCCAACTTAAAGGCTGTGAGTCAGACATGTACGACGACAAgaaaattttattcatatttgatGGCCTTGAGGAGAGTAGAATTCAAATGAGCTTTAGAAAAACTTCAACCATCAGTAACGTTCACACCATGGCCACAGTGGAAGCCTTAATTATAAACCTTATCCGTGGAGAGCTACTCCCATCTGCCCTTATATGGATAACTTCTCGACcagcagcagccaatcagatacCCTCCCAGTACATTGACCGTGTGACAGAAATTCAGGGATTCAGTGACTCCCAAAAGGAgcagtactttaggaagagagTGACCGATAATGACAAAGCCAGCAGAATCATCTCACACATTAGGAGAGCAAGGAGTCTTCACATTATGTGCCACATTCCAGTCTTTTGTTGGATTTCAGTTACTGCTCTTCAGCCTTGGCTTACCAACAAGTGCAAAGGAGAAATCCCCACAACCCTGACTGAAATGTACTCTCACTTTTTACTCATTCAGATAAACAGGAAGAATGAAAAGTTTGACGAGAGACATGAAATAGACTCAAAGTCACTGCTGGAGTCCAACAAGAACATGATCCTGAAACTTGCTGAGTTGGCTTTCAAACAACTGCTAAATGGCAATATCCTCTTCTATGAAACAGACCTGAAAGAGTGTGGAATCAATGTCCAAGAATCCTTTTTATACTCTGGGGTTTGCACTGAAATCTTTAAAATGGAATCTGAGTTTTATTGTACAAAAGTCTACTGCTTTGTGCACTTGAGCTTCCAAGAATTTTTTGCCGCTCTCTATGTGTTCTATTGTTATCTATGCAAGAACATGGTGGAAGTAAAGATGTTTCTACCAAAGACCAAGGCTGTGACTTCAGAAATACCACTGGATGTGCTAATGAAACATGCAGTGGATGAAGCCTTGAAGAGCGACAATGGACATCTTGATCTTTTCCTCCGTTTTCTTCACGGCATGTCATTGGAATCCAACCAGAGACTCCTGCAAGGTCTACTGCCCCATGGAAGTAA GTCATTGGAATCCAACCAGAGACTCCTGCAAGGTCTACTGCCCCATATCAAGAGCAGCTCCGAGAGCGTCgagaaaataaaactaaacctGAAACGTGGACAAAAAAGGAACATCAACCCTGAGCGCTGGCTCAATCTCTCACACTGCTTAATAGAAATGAAGGATGACACTCTTCAGCAAGAAATTCAGACTTACCTCAAGTCCAAAAAGAAGTCCAAAAAGCTCACTCTTGCACAGTGTTCGGCAATGGCTAACATGTTTCAAGTTTCAGAGGAGGTGATGGATGAGTTGGATCtgaaaaaatacaacacaacagAAGAGGGGCGTAGAAGACTAATCCCAGCACTAAGGAACTGCAAAAAGGCCAT CCTGGCAGACTGTAACCTTACAGAGAAGTCCTGTGAAAACATCGCATCAGCTTTACAGTCAGCAAAGTCACCCCTGAGAGAGCTGGACCTGAGCAACAATGACCTACAGGATGCAGGACTGAAACTACTCTATGAAGGACTGAAGAGTGTAACTTGTAAATTAGAGATACTAAG TCTCTCCAACTGTAAGCTGACCACATTGTCATGTGAAGATGTTGCTTCAGCTCTACTTTCAAGAAATTCATCCCTGAGAAAACTGGACCTGAGCTACAATGACCTGCAGAGGGGAATAAATCAGCTCTTCAATGGACTAAACTGTAAACTGGACACATTAAG GATCTCAGATTGTAAGCTCACTGCAGAATCTTGTAAATACATTGCCAAAGCTTTAGCAAAGTCACCTTTGAGAGAGCTGGATCTGAGTTGCAATGACCTGCGAGATACAGGaatgaagctgctctctgatggACTGAGGAGTTCATACTGCAATCTGAACATACTGAA CCTCTCAGACTGTAAACTCACTGAGCAGTCTTGTACAGATATCTCCTACGTTCTGCAAAAAGCAGACTCGTCCCTGAGAGAGCTGGATCTAAGTGATAATGACCTGCTGGATTCTGGTGTGAAAGTGCTGTCTGCTGGATTAATGAGTTCAGAATGTGTTCTGAAAATACTGAG ATTGTCTGGCTGTTGCCTCACAGCAAAGAGCTGCTCTTCACTCATTTTAGCTCTGGATTCAAACTCCACACACCTCACTGAGCTGGATTTCAGCTACAATCATCTAGGACCATCAGGATTAATGAAGAGGAATTCAGTCTATAAACTGAAGACCATTAC AGTTGACCACTGTGGAGAGTTGAGGATAGCACCAGGACTCAAGAAAT ATGCCTGGAAGCTGACAGTGGATCccaacacagcaaacacacgcctctcactGACCGCCTCTAACACCAGGATGTTGCTTTTGGCAGAAGATCAGCCATGTCAAGATCACAGACAGAGATTTCAGTACGCGACACAAGCGTTGTGTAAAGAAAGTCTGTCTGGACGTTGTTACTGGGAGGTTGAGTGGTATGGGGGGGCTTCCATCGCTGTGGCATACAAATCTATCAGCAAGAAGGGACGCAGAAATGACTGCGTGTTCGGACGTTCAAAAAAGTCCTGGAGCCTGGAGTTGTCCAAGGATGATAAGTATTGCTTAGTAGTGCACAATAACAAGAGCATGGATAGGCCATATCCTCAGAGTAACAGAGTAGGAGTGTATGTAGACTGCCTAGCTGGAATTCTGTCCTTTTACACCATCTCCTCAGACACACGCACTCtgatgcacatacacactttccGCACAACGTTTATCGAACCACTTTTTGCAGGGTTTGGACTCAAGGATGCCGATGCTTCCATCTCTCTCATCCATTCTCGAAACTAA